TAATGTGACGGGTACAAGCGATTACGCCGATACGAAAGATTCAGATGTTGTCATCATCACAGCAGGGATGGCTCGTAAACCAGGAATGAGTCGCGATGACTTGGTTGCGAACAACGCTGGAATTATGAAGAGCGTGACACAGCAAATCGTGAAGCATTCTCCTGAGACGACGATTATTGTACTAACTAACCCTGTTGATGCGATGACATATACGGTCTTTAAAGAATCTGGTTTCCCTAAAAACCGTGTCATCGGTCAAAGTGGTGTATTGGACACAGCTCGTTTCCGCACGTTCATCGCACAAGAGTTGAACATGTCAGTGAAGGACATTACTGGTTTTGTTCTTGGTGGTCATGGCGATGATATGGTTCCACTTATTCGTTATTCTGCAGCTGGGGGAGTTCCACTTGAGAAGTTGATCTCACCAGATCGCCTAGAGGAGATTGTTGAGCGTACTCGTAAGGGTGGAGGAGAGATTGTCAACCTGCTTGGGAACGGAAGCGCGTATTATGCTCCGGCGGCAGCCATTACCGAAATGGCAGAAGCTATCTTAAAAGACCAGCGTCGTGTATTGCCTTCTATCGCTTACCTTGAAGGAGAATACGGCTACTCAAACATCTACTTAGGTGTACCAACTATCCTTGGTGGTAACGGTCTTGAAGATGTAATTGAGCTTGATTTGACTGCTGATGAGAAAGAAGCACTAGATAAATCAGCAAACTCTGTTAAACATGTTATGAGCGTAGTAGACGCTTAATCTTTATTTAGGAAAACTCGGTTGCGATAACCGAGTTTTCCTATTATAGTTAAAGAAAGCGTTTACAAAGGAGTGGGCGTATGATTGGGAAAAAGCGAAAGCTCGGTAAGAAGATTCAGCAGATTGAAATCGGAGAACGTGTTCAACATGATCATGCGATTAAAGATCAAGATATCTTGCTCT
This genomic interval from Pontibacillus halophilus JSM 076056 = DSM 19796 contains the following:
- the mdh gene encoding malate dehydrogenase, whose amino-acid sequence is MTINRKKVSVVGAGFTGATTAFLIAQKELADVVLVDIPDNENPTKGKALDMLEASPVQGFDSNVTGTSDYADTKDSDVVIITAGMARKPGMSRDDLVANNAGIMKSVTQQIVKHSPETTIIVLTNPVDAMTYTVFKESGFPKNRVIGQSGVLDTARFRTFIAQELNMSVKDITGFVLGGHGDDMVPLIRYSAAGGVPLEKLISPDRLEEIVERTRKGGGEIVNLLGNGSAYYAPAAAITEMAEAILKDQRRVLPSIAYLEGEYGYSNIYLGVPTILGGNGLEDVIELDLTADEKEALDKSANSVKHVMSVVDA